A DNA window from Arachis duranensis cultivar V14167 chromosome 3, aradu.V14167.gnm2.J7QH, whole genome shotgun sequence contains the following coding sequences:
- the LOC107477377 gene encoding 8-hydroxygeraniol oxidoreductase: MATTSQVITCKGVVCWVGGEPVRLEEIQVDPPKSTEIRVKMLCSSICHTDIKRIRGSPVVKYPLAVGHEGVGVVESVGEEVKNLKEGDMVIPTFIGECKQCEICISGKSNLCMTNPLMLNGLMRDNTSRLSCKGKRLHHIFSCATWSEYMVVDANYALKVDPSIDLAHASFISCGFSTGYGAAWKEAKVESGSSVAVFGLGAVGLGAISGAKMMGATKIIGIDKNDMKREKGETFGMTRFINPSDSDMPASELVKELSDGRMGVDYSFECTGISHLIIESLQATKVGTGKTIVIGAPTEPIEPFGFASILKGKTLKGSIFGGLKANSDLSIIADKCHKREFPLEELYTHEVQLADINQAFELLKQPNCVKVVIKI; this comes from the exons ATGGCTACCACTTCACAAGTTATTACCTGCAAAG GAGTAGTGTGCTGGGTTGGTGGAGAGCCTGTAAGATTAGAAGAGATTCAAGTTGATCCACCAAAATCAACTGAAATTCGAGTTAAGATGCTTTGTTCCAGCATCTGCCACACTGATATCAAAAGAATTAGAGGATCCCCAGTA GTGAAGTATCCTCTTGCTGTTGGACATGAAGGAGTCGG TGTTGTAGAGAGTGTTGGAGAGGAagtaaaaaatctaaaagaagGGGATATGGTGATTCCAACCTTCATAGGAGAGTGCAAACAATGTGAGATTTGCATTTCAGGAAAATCCAATTTGTGCATGACAAACCCTTTAATGCTCAATGGATTGATGAGAGACAACACTTCAAGGTTGTCCTGCAAAGGCAAAAGGCTTCACCATATTTTCAGTTGTGCCACTTGGTCAGAGTACATGGTTGTTGATGCCAACTATGCTCTTAAAGTTGATCCAAGCATTGACCTAGCACATGCCAGTTTCATCTCATGTGGCTTTTCAACTGGTTATGGTGCTGCTTGGAAGGAAGCTAAGGTTGAAAGTGGATCAAGTGTTGCTGTTTTTGGTCTTGGCGCTGTTGGATTGGGG GCCATCAGCGGAGCAAAAATGATGGGAGCAACTAAGATAATAGGGATTGACAAAAATGatatgaaaagagaaaaaggagaaactTTTGGGATGACTCGCTTTATAAATCCTAGTGATTCTGATATGCCTGCATCAGAATTGGTGAAAGAATTGAGTGATGGAAGAATGGGTGTGGATTATTCTTTTGAGTGCACTGGAATCAGCCATTTGATTATTGAATCCCTACAAGCCACAAAAGTG GGAACAGGTAAAACAATTGTAATTGGTGCACCAACTGAACCAATCGAGCCATTTGGTTTTGCTTCAATCCTTAAAGGCAAGACTTTGAAAGGTTCTATCTTTGGAGGGTTAAAAGCAAATTCAGACCTTTCCATTATAGCTGACAAATGCCACAAAAGG GAATTTCCTCTTGAAGAGTTATACACTCATGAGGTTCAATTGGCAGATATAAATCAAGCATTTGAGCTTTTGAAACAGCCCAATTGTGTGAAAGTTGTCATCAAGATATGA